The Danio aesculapii chromosome 22, fDanAes4.1, whole genome shotgun sequence genomic sequence AAAGGGTAAAACTGATAAGAACTTCAACTATCTAAAGGATCCACTCATGATCCTTTAGATAGTTGCATCTTCCATTTAGAAGGGCTCAACCCTATGGCCTAATTCTGTCGATATGATTAGCTGTTTGGCACTGATGTCCCGCCTTCATGTGCATGTGCTCAAGCAGCTCAAATTGTTCAGCCACAGATAAACAATGGCAGACAAAATAACCAACATCTCAAAGAACAGTATGTGCAGGCTTTGGTCATTTAATCTGCATTAATAGAAACTCGACATAAAAATGTTCTGTGCTACTAAAGTATTACACCCTTTTCTGGGTGGATAACTGGTGTGCCACGTATATACTCATCCTCCTGTCCTTCATCTATAAATAGCATAGGTTCTTGATTATTGGATGTTTGATTGGCAGTGTTACTCAGTTGAGGCTCTTTTTGATTAAGGAATGTTTGATTGGCAGAGATATTTAGTCGAAGCTCTTCTTGATTATGGCATGTCAGATTGGCAGGTTTACTCAGTAGAGAGTCTCTCAGTAGACAGTCCTTCGGATTAGGGTCTGACACACTATTCTATAAGAAAATAGAGATTAACAGGCTAGTTAGTTTGCTAATTTGGTTATACAAGCACAAAATGATTAGAAAGTGCAACTACTTTAAAAGATTTGTTGGCATATGCTCCCTCAATAAGGTTCcatttttacatgtattatttagtttatttcagaAGTTAATTTACTGTTTTGAAAGAATGTCCAACAATGATCTGCATCCATGAGGATAGATTGTTCTCAGAGGAGCAGTCATGACACCCaaatttaactaaataattatatgattatattaACTAAATGaccataataattaataataatatacaaatatttgaagatattaatataataaaaaagcattaatgcCACTTTCATAAATTCTCAAGTAAAAAGActtaattgcattattattaaatacattatggtttcagaaacatacatatactgtagcaCAAAAAACAGCTACGATTCTCTCAAACAGACAAATTCAATGAACATTGGATCTCACCTGATTTGGATTCTGCATTTCGGTGCCTGTCAAAACAATTAAACACAGTGACTTTAATTAGAacgatttatatatttttacattttctaaaaactCTTTACTCAATGAATTTTTAGATCTTAAATCAGCTGTTTCTAATACTCACCATTCTCTTGTTTGCATTTTCTCTGATGTCTTCTTTGATTGCGTTTCTTTATGGTAAAGTAAATAGCTATAGCAGCAACCGTCAGCAGCACCAGCACACCGGCACATATTCCAATTACTGTACTTAAGGATAGGCCTAAAACAGAAGCAACTAGAGGAAGAGGGAAGGAAATAGGGAATATCAAAGATGTCAAAGCTAATCCATTGTACTGATCAGTGTTATAGATTTAGGGAAATTTTGGAAAGTTTTTGGCAATGTCATAAGTGTTATATTTTGTTAAAGGGTACCTAGGTCAGATTTAGTCACTgatataaatcttttgtgtctccagaatgtgtctataaagtttcagctcataacacccatcagattatttattaggcCTTTCAactagctgtttttgttgcctgtgcctttaatgctagttctcctcaCCCActattcccatgtgcctgtcagagtgtgcctcaaacTCTGCCTCAGCTGTGtgagataaacagcacagtgacagacatgagggaagcagatctcacgcaaCACTTGTGAGAAATActgagaactttcccaatgattatttgatgtatctgttgtggagttgcaacaatgagtcacacacaatgtcgttataaagttcacacgcacacaaactgggattgaagcatcttctttaaTAGTTGtattgacatgcggctgtggtgataaagacggtaaaatcactgtaattaattacaaacatgcactgttttaaaaactttttaaacttgtaaaactcattcttgatcatatttgatgatgattgatgatcacagagagcggaacagatttttttaatcccACTTGATTAACCCcactttgcgcatgtcctgtcttgctgatttgattatatgcgttactacggagacatgttaatacacgatTTTCAATcgattcggtgggcggggaaactgcactccttcGTCATgttgtggtcggcctcaaaatgggagggttttggatcctattttaacaaaatatttggATTTGGATGTTATTTTAACAAAGATTTTCTTACAAAaggtgattttcatcataggtgccctttaagattgaTGCATCAtttgaaaactaaataaataagctttgcaTTGATGTAAGGTTTATTAGTACAATGTGAGGCCCAAGATAAAACTATGAATCAAAATATCAAGGCATTTTTGGCTTTTGCCTGTGCAACATTAGACCAGTTTTGTAGGCCAGTGTCACAATCAtttgcttaataataaaaaaacaataaaaagccaGACATTTcagtttttgtatgtttgttttgttgttgttgttcttctcattttcattttagaaataaaaatagctAAAATTTCAGCACAACCACTGAACTTTAACTTACAAGTGTTGGCAAAATTTTCAGAAAATTTTCAGAATCTCCTCATGATGGCTTTAGTCTATGTTTTTTGGAGCATGATGATTTTGTAGACAAAGCCTACAcactttttttgtacatttttttgacatatctaaagggcacctatgatgaaaatcatcttttgtaagctgtttggacagaactgtgtgcatgtatagtgtgtccacagtcatgctggggtgatataaagacgttggctgtttctcaatatacgttcttcagcgatcttgcgtcatGGTCTCGCGTAATCTCATCATCAACTGcaaaagttcagttccaaaactcaagaccgcaagaacagaggatgcgtgaaagttcccagatgtgttcttgatatcgaggacgcacccaTGCTGACTTGAGCACAAAATgtgctcgagaagtcccagaagtcattgcggctgaataaaggaggtggaaaAAGcagcatattttatatatatttattattaaagttcagagatatcacttatttgtctcaggagtttccctaaatgaaatggtaaatataaacatcaccatgaaaatcttaataaaataataaacacctTAGGggtttttatttgctaaaattcttattaaaatctgttttattttgtattgtgcaacttatatttgtaaagtttttatgcatagtagttatagtgaaaagtgaaaaaaaaaaaaacaataaattgctgtatgaatgctgtaatgtttaaatcattttccatAAGGAAACCATAAGGAAGAACCAgagaagaacgcagcatctcatttctcacaggatgtgTTCTCTGTGTCTCCCGAGTTTGTTCCTccaaggtaacttggcaagactgcTCTCCcgaagaacgcaagtccgttctctgagttcttggaattgagaaacagacattcagtcttttctttttaatttcctGAGATTAAAATATGATCCACATCCCTCCCATCTTGAGGCCGACCACAACATGACGTACAAGTGCAGTTTCCCCGCTCActtaattgattgacagctgtgtattaacagGTTTCCGCAGTAAATATGCTACATactcatatcaacaagacaggacgtgcacaaagcaactgggagtaaaagatctgttcagcgctctgtgatcatcaatcatcatcaactgtgatcaagagtgaattttttttatatgcttgtaattatttacagtgattttaccgtctttatcaccactgTTGTGTGTCAGTACAagtataaaagaagacgcttcaagcACAGTTTGTGGacaataaatcagttttattttctacattaacataacggatgtccataGAGCAGTGGATGTTAATGTGTATACTGTCACAtgtgctgtgcaaaaacagtgcaaagttaaatgctcgcgctgtctgtgtgtgtgactcttcattgcaactccacaacaaatacatcaaataatcattgggaaagttcttactgtagtacttctcacaaacgttatgcgAGATCTGCTTTCCTTATgtatgtcactgtgctgtttatctgatgcagctgaggcggagattgaggcacactatGACAGGCACGTgagaatggtgggtggggagaacctgcataaaaggcacaggcaacaaaaacagctacatggtgtCCAGAGCAGAAAATCCTAATGTTtagaaaggtctaataaataatctgatgtgtgttttgagctgaaactttacagacacactctggagacacaaaagacttatattaaatcttgaaaaggggtaaaattggtGTCCTTTAAGGGTCTCATAATGGCCAATTCAACCAACACAAATGAACTTCTATCTTAAATATGCCGTATCCTAAAGATTTTATTTTGGAAGGGGTGGAGAAGGATTTCGCTCTATTAGAAAGGCCTTATAAAAAGGAAATAAGAGTAAAGGGCCAATCCAAAACAAGCACgtcataaatatgctaatttagCACATGACATTACATGCAAACAATTACCAACTTTTCAAGGAGGCTTTAGCTACTTGTCACTGATTTGGCAACACTGTGAACTATATTGAAAAACTGCTCGAGAAGCGGCTGATATGAGAAATTTTATTACACTCACCAGAGATATTGATAATGACAGTGAGAAAGTTCCTATTGATGTAGAAGCTGGTGCTGTTGATCAGAAGTGTATATTCTCCAGAGTCAGCTTTACtgctgttcatgatggtcagagatccagatAAATGATTCACCTTCAGTCTGTCACTGAATCCCTCTTCACCATCTTTACACTGAACATCTTCACAGATCCGACTCTGATCTCCGGTGATTTCAGCAAGGAGAATCTTACCAAAGTACCACTTCAGCACATCATTTGGAGTTGTTTTAATAGGAGTGTCTAAAGTGATAGATTCTCCCTCTGGCACTGATTTCCGCTTCAAGTTCTCTAATTCTTCAGTAGAATTGTCTGAAAAACAAACCAACAGCCGACTGATTTGTGAAATGGCTCATTTTAGTTCATCTCAGTTTCCCAAATATGAtggaatgtactgtatatgtacatGTTGATCGGTGCTTTGAAAATAACATGCATTgctaattttcttttttacttgatttttaaataaaaacagtttataattaTTCTTAAATGACTTGGTTGTGTAATATTTTGGATTGCATTATGCTTTAGGCTACGAACATACTACTGTATGTTAAACAGCATAACAAGAGAATGGGCCAATGCTTCTGActgaaacatttttgttgcttTATAACACCAATGTAGACTTCATGTCATGTCATTTcaggtttttacattttattattcaattcaatcaCTGCAGTATTTCCCATTCTACTTTTAGACAGGCCTACTTGTAAAaattaaacactgtacacttactgtctttttgttttattaaatttgtactgttatttgctaTTTGCTACAgctgttttcaattcaatttattttttgtttttaataaaacaaataattaaaaaaaattctatatcaTGATGTAAATCATTTTGGGAAATGAAATTACTATTGCAAAATAAGATTTTGGTCATATGAGTTACTTCATGTATACATACTGCAAAAATTCAGAAGTCAAAATCAAAAAATTggctgtgtatatgtgtgtatatatatatattgtgtgtgtatacatgtatattaggggtgtaacggttcacaaaaaACACGGTTCGGTTTAATACGACACCACACGACACAGTGGTGTCACGGTTCGGTATGGGTCACGgtaaacagtgatagagctatactTCTGGGGTTTCTGCTCGGCAGCATATAAAACAAATCCCTCTTTATgctcaaaaccaaaaagcttcctataaaaaaatgaatgtaatattgtagtagttaaacaattaaaaagaaaagaaaattttagtttttatatggaactcagtttcaatcaatttttaagttttttttttttcagaaacccTAGagtccaccttttcttcagacagtacagatctgcttgatttgactgtcatctgacattttagtggatctgaaagcaggaattatctgattgaaatgggcttatgaaggagtaatgtaacggggctctattacatttaacattttcttaaaacccgAAATTTGCACTACCGATTAAGGTCTAACAGGGCTTGAAATGAAcctttttttcttggtagcaccggtgctcctaacttttaAAATTTTGTCGCAccgacctatatatatatatatatatatatatatatatatatatatatatatatatatacacacaaaattttatatataattatatatatatataattatatatatatatatatatatatatatatatatatatatatatatatatatatatatatatatatatatatatatatatatatatatatacatatatacatatacatatatacatatacatatatacatatacatatatatatacacatacatacatatatatatatatatatatatatatatatatatatatatatatatatatatatatatatatatatatatatatatatatatatatatatacacacacacacacacacacacacacacacatacatacatacatacatatatattcattgTAAATTCTCTTAAAACAATAAAGTCTATGTTGGGTTCAGAAA encodes the following:
- the LOC130215894 gene encoding uncharacterized protein LOC130215894 isoform X2, with amino-acid sequence MDVFIWIFWSAFFINGALGADTPGLAVHVMEEDSVTLCTGVQTNQSIRMKWYFNTDRIAVIVGYKHKICTDDTCPQRFRDRLKLDNQTGSLTIMKISTADSGLYTLQILNFNREVIFRVVVCDNSTEELENLKRKSVPEGESITLDTPIKTTPNDVLKWYFGKILLAEITGDQSRICEDVQCKDGEEGFSDRLKVNHLSGSLTIMNSSKADSGEYTLLINSTSFYINRNFLTVIINISVASVLGLSLSTVIGICAGVLVLLTVAAIAIYFTIKKRNQRRHQRKCKQENGTEMQNPNQNSVSDPNPKDCLLRDSLLSKPANLTCHNQEELRLNISANQTFLNQKEPQLSNTANQTSNNQEPMLFIDEGQEDEYIRGTPVIHPEKGVIL